CGAAGCGCCCGATACGCAGATTTCGAAGCTTCGGCTTCGACTCGTTATCCAGGGATTGGCGAATCTCCGACAATCGTTTATCGACGTCGCCGGTCTCGATCCGCTGAAGTACTCCACCGGCTTGGGTGAACCTATTCTTCGCCACCAGATAGCGGGGTGACTCGGGAATTCGGGAGACCAGGACACCGAACACGATGGCGGGTATCGTGGCGATTAACAGCATCCATTGCCAGGCCGCGATGGGGCCCAGTTTCTCGGCGCTTCCACCGGCCACCGCGACGATCGCATAGTTCAGGAGTTGGGCGCTGGCGATGCCGAGCACCATCCCGAGCTGTTGCAGGGAACCCAGCCTGCCCCGGTAGGCGGCGGGCGAGATCTCGGCGATGTAGGCGGGAGCGGTGACCGATGCCAAGCCGATCCCCAGGCCGCAGAGTACCCGCCAGAAGATCAAATCGAACGGGGAGAAGGCCATCGAAGCAGCCAGCGCGGCCACTCCATAGAGGGTTGCGGAAATCTGCATAGTTCTGATTCGCCCGACCCGATCGGCCAATGAGCCGGCGAACCACGCACCCAAGGCGCAGCCGATCAGTGCAGATGAGACGACCAGGCCGGTTGCTCCGGCGCCGATATTGAATCGATTCTGAACGCCGGTTATGGCGCCGTTGATCACGGCGGTATCGAAGCCGAACAGAAAGCCGCCTAACGCGGCACTGGCTGCGATGAGTGCGACATAGAGCAATCGGCTTGTCGCTGGTTTGGTGGACGGACTAGCTGTATACGAACCTGTTTCGACCATCGAGACGTCAC
This Actinoalloteichus hymeniacidonis DNA region includes the following protein-coding sequences:
- a CDS encoding sugar porter family MFS transporter: MVETGSYTASPSTKPATSRLLYVALIAASAALGGFLFGFDTAVINGAITGVQNRFNIGAGATGLVVSSALIGCALGAWFAGSLADRVGRIRTMQISATLYGVAALAASMAFSPFDLIFWRVLCGLGIGLASVTAPAYIAEISPAAYRGRLGSLQQLGMVLGIASAQLLNYAIVAVAGGSAEKLGPIAAWQWMLLIATIPAIVFGVLVSRIPESPRYLVAKNRFTQAGGVLQRIETGDVDKRLSEIRQSLDNESKPKLRNLRIGRFGLLPIVWVGITLAMLQQLVGINVIFYYSATLWQSVGFGEDTALLNSVISAIVNLLGTFVAIALIDRVGRRPILLVGSVGMTVSLGVAAWCFSFAEVVDGATVLPALQGQIAFVAANMFVFCFASAWGPLTWVLLGEMFPNRVRAIALSVAASAQWAANWLVSTTFPSLSEFSLTFAYGLYTTFAALSFFFVAKFIPETRGKTLEEM